From Centroberyx gerrardi isolate f3 chromosome 15, fCenGer3.hap1.cur.20231027, whole genome shotgun sequence:
ggagaagatgaagaagtgaGCTGATGAAAGGATAGGGTTCATGAAAGCTAAAACACTGGCTCGCCTGGGGAGGGAGCGGTCTCATCTTTTGCTCTCTGTTTCATACAGGAGGGACATCCCCTGCCCAGTGGGAGGACATCACAGGGACCACACCTCTGTCCTTTGTAACTGACTGTGTCTCCTTCACCACAAATGTGTCGgccaggtgagacacacacacacacacgtatacacaaacacacacactcacagcagacCACAGTAGGGCACAATGAATACAAAGAGTTGTGTTTTGAATGCCCTGCTTTAAATTAACCCTCACATGACTTCACTCACATATTAACCCTAGTGATACAAAGTCATTGCAACACATTCTTGAGGCATGCTCAGTAACCAAGCTACTCCATGACGTCTCGAATTTACAGCAGCCAGAGAGCTTTTGTGAGTAATTTTTGGTTACTGTAAGCAAAGTCACGGATTCTTGTCCTAACTGGATTGGAATCATGTGGCGGGTGTGCAGCCTGATATTAACAGAGCGCTCCTTGGTGCTCTGAAATGAGATTATTACAGAGCTGTCATGTGCCTCTGTGCTGCCCTCCTAGAAGAAGCCCAGCTGGTTTGATTTATTGCTTAAAACGCTCACTAACCGACTGGGTTGCTaagctaaagcgttagcatctAATGTAGAAAATATGCAGCAACTTTGTCGGAGCAATTAGAAACACTGTTTATAATTGAGCACAGTGTGGGTAGCTTTATGAAATGTATGGTACAAGAATGGTTTTAGTGTACAGAGTTCTAACCTTATGCAGTCGTAAATCATCCTCATATCAGGCAAATAGTTTTCTTGGCTGGCTTCCAGATGGTATACAGTAAATTAATATTTTCTCATGATCTTccccttttttccttcttttctcctctcctctcctgtcctctcctctcctctcctgtcctctcctctcctctcctctcctctcctctcctcgtctctacAGGTTCTGGCTCGCAGACTGTCACCAGATTCCTGAGACGGTGAGTCTGGCGTCTCAGTTATACCGGGAGCTGATCTGCGTGCCGTACCTGGCCAAGTTTGTGGTGTTTGCCAAGATGAACGACGCTGTGGAGTCTCGGCTGCGCTGCTTCTGCATGACGGACGACAAGGTGGACAAGACCCTGGAGCAGCAGGAGAACTTCGAGGAGGTGGCCCGTAGCAAAGATATTGAGGTGGGGCTGTGCAGGAAATGTGGACGTTCAAACACTCTACCGCAATAAGACAGACTTGCATATCAATAAAGAAAGTTGATTGTGGCATTGAATTCTTGGTCGATGTACTTCCATAGGTTCTAGAAGGCAAGCCCATCCATGTGGATTGCTATGGCAACCTGTCCCCTCTGACCAAGAGTGGGCAGCAGTTGGTTTTCAACTTCTACTCCTTCAAGGAAAACCGACTTCCTTTCAACGTAAAGGTAAACTTTAGCCCAACCTCTGCTAGCCTTTACTGTGTATGTAACGTACTTTGGGCCTGTTGGTGAATATGTATCACTGATTAAATTGTCAGAAATGATTGTCCTCTAAACATGCTGACATGCATATCAACAGCAGTGACCTTGTAATATCTGATGCATTATCCCAAGAGCAAGAAAATTAGAGTGGCCTACTGTAGAACCAAGCTAAACAAAACAGGCTGGTATGATTCATGCGGATCATAGCTTCCATGTGAAAATTACCTCAGTGTATATGTGTGGCACtccatttgtttttcttgtagCCTTTTTTACACCCACGCTGActcaaacaaattaaatatattCGACCTGACAAGCTCCTATTTTGGAAACAGGGGAGATTCCtatgtttgctgtttttctaCTACAACAAGTTGAGGTGGATGGATGGTGTTTAAATAATTACACCTGGTACATGGTagaaaaccctttttttttcttgtttccatttttgctttgggatttttttcccccatttttcCAGAAAATTTGGTTCATTGAGGCTTGTTGATGAGGAAATTTAAATGGATTGTAGCGCAAGTAAAGTCCAACTTTCCTCCTTGTCCTGCACAGGCGTTTTTCTCATATTGGTTTTAAGCAAGATAGCGAGGTACAGGTAGTTCTTGAGATTATTTGTTGGGGTCAAAATTATTGATTCATGTCGTGAAATCTTTTTGGTTTCTACAGATCAGAGACATGGGCCAAGAGCCATGTGGCCGTCTCTCCTTCCTGAAAGAACCGAAATCCAACAAAGGTGTTCCACAGACTGCCATATGCAATTTGAATATCACACTGCCAACCCACAAGAAGGTAGGCTCACCATATTTGAATGATTCGTCCTTTTAGGCCATATCATATCATCTTCATGTAAATGAAattgaaagacagaaaacaatATTGTCCTGACACCAAGAGGAGGCGTCGAACTTCATTTGGTTTAGAAATGCCTGCctgctgtttgtgtcttttATCAGTGTTTAAGCCTGTGCCAGTCATAAGACCCCACAACGTACACATCCAGCCACACATGCATACCGTGCATTGTTGTATTGCCTGGCTCACTGTGGGTATATGAGAATCATGTAAAAAGTACACTTCTCGTTTGTTTCTTTGATGTGGTGTTGATTGATCACAAGAAACTATGTAATTATGTTGCTGTTGCTTTTGTTATTTTGCTGggcttttcttctttctttttttttttggaaccgATTTATTAATCCCATAGCTTTATTCCGAagccttttgttgtttttgctgctcCATTTTCATTCCCTGAATTTTATTTCCATCTCCCCGCCCACTATAACGTCCCTGCTCTCCATTgtgtcatctctctcctctcctgcaatGCATCTTGGGAAACCACAGGATTTGGAGTCTGATCCTGATGATGAGGTAAACAGATTCTTCATCATCACATGGAACTGCTTCTTCTCTGTCGTGCTTTCTGTTGGCTTTACTGCAGAGGCTGtagtaaatatatgtgtgtCGTGAATACTTTTTCTCTGTCCAGTAACTGACTGTGAGTAGAGGCTTCTGCCTGCACATTTTTTACACAGCTAAGTCATTGCTGAAAAGTGACCTCATCATATAATGCATGAGCGGAAGCGGCGATTTTTTTACTCAGCGaagatttatttattattgtccTCATCCCAAGTCCAGTGGAGCCAATTTGTGTGCCACACCTCGGCTTGTTTTTCCATCTCTATCTTCCTTTCCATGTTCAGTAGGAAATCACCATGTCTCCATAATATTTATAAACTCATAGGAAGTTTCACACAGTACTACGGTACAGTAGTTTTGTTAGCTGAAAATGAAACCTTGATCATTTATTCACTTagtcattattttattacatttaggACTTTTTCACCCTTGTCCTTAGCATGTCTGTAACAGACAATACCAATGGTCTCTCAGCTGCCTGCTAAAAACTCTTCTAGGAGTGTTTAGTCAGAGGGGAGAAAAGGATGTTGTTTTCATCTTTGAGTTCCTCCATTATGTGTAGTTGAATAACAAAAGGAGGTAACCGTGTATGTTACGTTCCTTCTGCATTTATATACCGCAGTTATAATGTTGTAACTGATagaactactactattattattctttcTATTTCACTAATGATGCGCCATGTCACCAAATTTGATGATGATCTGAGGAAAGCATCTTCATGTTAAGATGACAAATTTTCAACATACCTAACTTGAAGTGTGATCTTGTCTGTGCCTTCCACTTCCTGGAGTAGGCCATATTGACAAAGTATTGCTTGGAGATATTTCAATATAATCAAACTGAGAAATGCACCATCCTACAAATGTGACACTCACTCCCTCCAATCAGAGGGAAGCATTGTCCCTTAGTCTCCAGAGGTGACACTACAGTACACCTGCAGTGCCTCCCCGTGCCAGTACTAACAGCATGCACTGATGCACTGCAACCAGCACAACCCCCAGGCACAGCAGTGTCTGCATTAACAAATTAACACAAGAAGTATATAGACAGAAATCTGATACATTAGAACcacattttatcacatttttacattttttatgttaaaacatcttttgttctttttcgtTTGTTGCAGACTGAAAAGCCAGACCGACGTCATACCTTTGCCTCCTTAGCTTTGCGTAAGCGCTACAGCTATCTGACCGACCCAGCAGCGAGTGAGTTTCCCATTTTTACTTCCATGAAATCTTCAATTGATATTAAATATTGACTTAATTCTAATCAAGTTTAGTGTCAGATGGTCCCTTTATACAATATACATGATATTTTCCATATATCCATAGTGTAGAAACATAGATCCACCTGATAAAACATGATCATCAATCATTCATCCATGTCACCTGACACATTATGATCCACAATCATTCATCAGTTGACACATTTGCATGGTTTACTGCGTGATATGCTTTGCCCACCCACCCcattttgtgaaaaaaaaaatctcttctctgtttcaactattttgttattttacatTTGTGGAAACACTGGCATTGCAACATCCATTTGTTCATTtatcatttggaaaaaaatgttttaattcatGTTGAATAAAAGTATTCTTTTGGGTTGTTCTCATTCTTTTAGTGGCCATTTCACTCTTATTGGCTTTGTGATTGTGTGCAGCTGTGTATATATTATTGTGCTAATGGGTTGCACTTTACATTAACTTGCCCTCACTTGTATGTGAGTGATGTTATAGCAGGCAATTTTGTGCAATTCTACACTTTTTGCCATTGGAGTACATTTCCATGCAACCAAAATGActgttgaaaatgaatgtttgtTGTATTCAATATTGCCACTGTACCTTGTGCATTATCAGAACACAGAAGTTCTAATCTTCTTCAAAAATTTTAAGGGACTGTCAGTGACTTTTTTCTTCCAGCCTTGTCCATTTGACTAAGGTtttgtgaaaaatgtatgttgttAACACTGAGTTGATATGATTTAAAAACGGTTCACTCATATTAAACTACAAGAGCAGACATTTTAATTATGTCTTAAATTGCAGGTCATACCAGACAGGCATGGTTAGCTGATAGTCCCTTTTTTGTAAAGTGCAacctcatattttttttaattcatgaccaaacaagtgatgcttttctttATTAGTGATCTACACTTGTGGGGTCATTTCTGGCATTGAAAATGAACCAAATGAAAGGATAAAAaaactgtcaatcaaacatGTACAGTAAAAGGCACTATAGCAAAGAGGCAAACAGATTAAGCACATCAAAAGTCAAAGGAATATTTGTGTAGTTTTTTGGTTATCATGTCATTTTTTCTCCACCTCTACCTTATGTCAAGCATTTTtgttgcacatgcacatgctccGTTGTTTATTACTGGATGTTCTATTTTGTCATCAGTCACAGATTTTAGACCATCACTTGTCATGTCATCCTTGTTTAGATAGTATCTCACAATTTATGAGTACAAAAATAATGTATCTCTTGCTACTTTGATTAATGCTGTTTCTGACTCACTCAAATTTCTCTTTctggtttttatgttttatttcaaattatttttctgttcaaTTTTACGTTTGATTCCTTGTTGCTTTTGGTTTAACTTATTGTTGAAGAAACAACTGATCGAAGCTCGCCGAGAACACAGCCTTCTGGCTACCCTTACAAACCTGTCTTTTCAACGAGATCTTATCAGGCGTGGTCGGCTGTTCCTGTCGCCGTCCCTGTCCAAGCCAAGTCTGGGTTTGGCTCCCTCTCCAGTTCGTCATCCAACAcgccctctgcctctccacTGAAGTCTGTCTGGTCCATCACCTCTGCCTCCCCCATCAAGACCAACATCCCCGGATCCCCAGCCTCCTCTGTCAAGTCAGCTAGCGACATGGCCTCTCCCATCCGATCTTACAGGACCATCTCTTCTCCTATAAAAACTGTAGTCCAGCAAGCCCAATACCCAGTCCAGGTCACCCCCACTCTCCTGGCCTCACCAGGGAAAAGTGTCCCAGACACTGTATCTGTGAAAGGACTGGCAGCATTGTCTGCCAGGACCTCCCCTATCACTGCCTCTGGAGGAGGAAGTGCTCTTCTTGAGAGATCATCCATAGCTATGACCCCACCAACCTCTCCCAAGTCTTCCCTGAACATGTACAGCTCATCCCTGCCATACAAGTCTGTTATAGGAGGCTCTAGTGGCAcagcatcttcctcctctcccataAAAACAGTCCCTGGTCTCTCTTCTGTCAGGTCCTCTGCAGATGCCTCAGGCCCTTCAAGGAGcctgttctcctctctgacCTCACCACTTAAATCTAACACCTCTCCTAGTGCAGCAGCTCTAATCAATGGAACTGTGTCCCCTACTCAGTACCGCTCCTCATCCCCAACTTCTCTTCTCACCAGCAGTCTGCAAGAGAGAATACAAGCAACCACCAATGCAGCAACAACGAGCGTCAATGCAGCCTTTGATGAGGTTGAAAAAACATTTAACTCTTGTTCTGCAGGCTATGGCACCTTGAAGTCCTTATCCTCCTCTGCGTCTTCCTCATATCAGTCCATTAGATCATCAGCCTCTAATTCCCTTTATGCCTCTCTAAGGTCCCCTACTAACTCCACCACTGCTGTGACATCCAGCACAATGACTGTTCCGGTGTACTCCGTTATAAATGTGCTGCCAGATCCCCAGTTTAAAAAGCTACCTGAGGTGTCCAAGTCAGCTGCTGCTCTTTTGTCCCCTAGGAAGACAGTGCCTGCTGAGGTGAATGCTCAGTTGCAGTCTTCCTTTGCCAGAACTCTTTCGCCTGTCAAATCCCCTCTTTTCATGTCCCCTGCTGCCCTCAAATCAACCACCACATCACCACTGTCATCCAGCCAAGAGATTCTGAAGGACGTAGCCGAAATGAAAGAGGACTTGATACGAATGTCAGCCATCTTGCAGACGGATCCAAATTCCACAGCCAATAAAGGATTCCAGTCTAATTCTCCCAAAGAGGCTAAAATAGAGGATGAGGAGCCATATAGGATTGTGGAGAAAGTGAAACAAGATTTGGTCAAAGTAAGTGAGATCCTGACCAAAGATGCTGTCAAGGATGGTAGGGCTTCTGTGGCAAAGAGTTCCTTGGATGACATACAATACTCAAAAGTACCAGTTGAACAACCACCAAGCAACTGGAGCTATCCACCAAGATATGAGACTGTGGTtcctcaaatcaaatcaaagacaATACCAGATAGAGATTTCAATCTATCCAAAGTGGTTGACTACCTAGCTAATGATGTTGGTAGCAACTCTTTCTCCAAAATGCATGACTCAAAGCATAAAGCAGATGAGggcaagagggaaggagaggagaagcagaaaCGTGTCCTGAAACCCACCATAGCAGTTCAGGAGCACAAGCTCAAAATGCCTCCAACAAACATGCGCTCCTCAGGATCAGACAAGGAGATCAGTAAACTAGCAGATGCGCTTTTTGGAGCAGACACTGTTTTGGAATCCCCTGATGACATCTCACATGAACAGGATAAGAGCCCCCTCTCAGACAGTGGCTTTGAGACTAGGAGTGAACGGACACCCTCTGCCCCTCAAAGCGCAGAAGGCATGGGCCCCAAGGCCCTTTTTCAGGATATCCCAATTCCTCCAGTGATCACTGAGACTAGGACTGAGGTTGTCCACGTCATCAGGAGCTACGAGTCCCCAGAGGACAATAAACAACCTGCAATGGAGGATGCACGTGCCGTCAGATATATTGATTCTGAACCTAAAGGACATCTGAATCACACCACGTCGACTTCAGAGCAGAATAAATGCTATCCAATGAAAGTCAGCCCTGAGGAGGATCCAATGGGAAAAGGGAtgagggtgaaggaggagactcatatcaccaccaccaccaggaTGGTGTACCACAAACCCACTGGCAAAGAGGCAGCATCTGAGAGGTGTGAGGAAACTATGTCTGTACATGATATCATGAAAGCTTTCCAGTCAGGCAGGGACCCTTCTAGAGAGCTTGCTGGGCTATTTGAACACAAGTCTGGCAGTGAGGAAACATCACAGAGAGTCCTTGAGGATATCAATTCCAAACCCAAGGTTGAAAGAATAATTGAGGTTCACATTGAAAAGGGCAATAAAACAGAACCAACAGAGGTCATCATCAGAGAGACTAAAAACCACCCAGAGAAGGAAATGTACTACTACCCAggaaacagacaggaagaggaggagcctgAGGAATCACTTCCGGGGTACCTTGAGTCCTCCAGAGTGAACACACCCATGTCACAGGAGGAGGACAGTCGCCCTAGTTCAGCCCAGCTCATGGCAGATGACTCATACAAAACCTTGAGGCTACTTAGCCAGCAGTCTGTAGAGTACAATGAGGATGAGTCATCAGAGCTTAGGGGAGAATCTTACAATTTTGCAGAGAAAATGCTACTCTCTGAGAAGCTTGACCAGTCTCATTCTGACACAGAGGAATACCTGAAAGATAGGTCTCGCTTTCACTCACCTGACAGAAGCAGTCACAGTGAGGGTAGATCGAGTGGGCCAAGGACAGAGTATGTCTTCAGGTCGTCTAGAAATGTGTTTGACAAATCTGGGAGAATGGCCAATGTTGATGATAACTTTGACAAACTGACACTTTTGCAGTATTCTTCTGAGCCTGGTAGCCCAAAGCACTCTGTTTGGATGCGCGTGTCAGATGACACACAAAGTAAGAATAGAGAGCAGCTTATCTATGAAGACAGAGTGGACAGGACTGTAAAAGAGGCGGAGGAAAAACTAAGTGAGGTATCTCAGTTCTTTcgtgataaaacagaaaaactcaATGATGAGCTCTCATCTCCAGAGAAGAAATCTCGCAGGTCAGACTTCAGGGAAACACGATCAGGGCCCAGTTCTACACACAGCAGTCCTGAGAGGCCAGCTTATAGGAACGGGGGTAGCGGGGAAGAATGGAGCAGAGACAGGCTTAGAGACAGGTTCGGCTCCAGTGATAGGAAATGTGCCAGCTTACCCAGCAGCCCGGAGAGAAGAGTGCTGCTGCAGTATAACGATTCAGACAAAAGAAAGCAGGGAGATGGAACATCACAGGGAAGCACAGGTGAAGGCCCTAAACCTTTTCAAATGTCATCCTCCAAAGTCAGCGCAGTGAGGCTAAAGTTTGAACAAGAGGCTCAAAAGCAAGATAAGACTCCTCAGTGGGGCCAAAATTCAAATCCTCCTGTCAGGAAACTCCAGGAAAGTAAGCTACCTGTGTATCAGGTTTTTGCTGGTTCAAATATCCCAAAAACACCAGACAGTCCGGGAAACCAGAGGAGAGGCCTAGATAGTGAGTCTAATAAGTTCTCTTCGCCCAAACATGACCCCAGTGGAAAAgaacaggaagagaaaaagtTGTTCAAAACATGGGAGAGCCAAGGAAATGGGAACTATAAACCCCAATCACCCAAACTATCTCATTCCTTATTGCATGATACAATGAAAGATGGCAATAACAGCGACTCACAAAGACAGGAAACCACCAAGAAAATAATCTACACAGAATATGTTGTCCGAGAAAGCCCAAATAGTAATGGCAGTCTAAAAAAAAACTCGGAATCACAAATTCCTGTTAGAATGCCATCTAATTTCTCAGAGAATCGCCAATCCACCTCATTAAAATTAGATACCTCTGTTGAACCGTGTGATAGGGCAGGGTCTCATATACCTACTTTAGCTAGAAATCGGTTACACAGTAGCTCTGAAGCCAACAAGTCTACTAGGGGGTCATCAGTAGGAAGATCCACCGATTCTTTAGATGGCAGCCAGTCAAATGTAGTGTGCAACGGTGTTGATAGTGACCAAGTAGAGTATTTGGATAAAGTAACCCCTGTAGTTGTCACAGAAGGTTTCAAAGATATTAAACCCTTGCCAGTTTATGTTAGCATCCAAGTAGGAAAGCAGTATGAGAAAGAAACCGCCACGGGGCAGCTGGGAACATACAAAAAGATAGTGAGCCATGAGAGTAGGACGGTGCATGAGACTAGGGGTGCATTTTACACTGTCAAACAAAAGCAGCCTCCATCTCCTCAAGGTAGTCCAGAAGATGACACACTAGAGCAAGTGACCTTCATGGACAGCTCTGGGAAGAGTCCTGTTACCCCTGAGACCCCCAGCTCAGAGGAAGTGAGCCTGACCTCAAGAACACCAGAGTCTGTGATAGGCTTCATGCCTAGCATGCCAAGCCCCATCCCAGAGGAGTCTGAGGAAGAAGACGGGAAGACCTTCATCTACAAGGAGCCACCAAAGGAAAAAACTAAGCCAGCTTCCTCCGAGAATCATAATAAGAAACAGGATTCAGGGAAACAAAAGTCGAAAGAGAAAAGAATAGCTTATATTgagtttcctcctcctcctcctttagaGGCAGAGCAGTCTGACCCTGAGAAGAGGGGGTCGTGTGCTTCTTCTGAGGCAGAGACGGAGATGATGGAGGTGAATCTCCAGGAGGAGCATGATAGACATCTCCTAGCTGAGCCAATCATCAGGGTCCAGCCTCCATCCCCTATTCCCCCCGGAGCTGATGATAGCGACTCCAGTGATGATGAGTCTGTCTTCCATCCCATCCCTGTCAAAAAGTACACTTTCaagatgaaagaggagggagagaaacacatgaaaaacaaaagatctgagaaaaatggaaatcaACAGGAGTCTGGGATCAATGGTGTCATAAAGGGGGAGGAAACAGACTTTGAACAAAATGGCAATGACCAGTCAATCACAGACTGTTCCATAGCAACCACTGCTGAGTTCTCCCATGACACCGACGCAACTGAGATAGACTCTTTAGATGGATACGACCTTCAGGATGAGGATGACGGATTGAGCGAGGACCCTAAAACATCTAGTCTGTCcaatgatggaaaaacaaccgACCGCTCCTTCAGTCAGTCCAAGCTCGAGGTGATAGAGGAAGAAAAATGTGAGGATGGGGGGGATAATGGAAAGACAAAAGCCAACACATCTGCAGTGAACAACAGTGGAGATGAAGAAGATTATACTCTTGAGGGAAGACACCCAGATAGACAGAGTTTTGCAGAAAACTACTTTGGCTACCAACTTGAAGAGGAGCTGAATTCAACCTTTAAAACTGTTGCCACAAAAGGCCTGGACTTTGACCCCTGGTCAACCAAAGGGAGTGACAGTGAGGGGGTTtttgattccaaaacaaaagacgAAGACCCCAAGCCCTTTGGTTTATCAGTGGAGGACAAGTCACAAGCCACAACACCTGACACAACCCCTGCTCGAACCCCGACTGATGAGAGCACACCGACTAGCGAGCCTAACCCCTTCCCCTTCCATGAGGGGAAGATGTTTGAGATGACGCGCAGTGGTGCTATTGACATGAGCAAGCGGGACTTTGTTGAAGAGAGGCTTCAGTTTTTCCAGATTGGTGAGCATTCCTCTGACCCAAAAACAGGGGAAAAGGGGAGAGGGGGCAAGATCCTGGGGGTAGTTTCCTCTCAGTCACAAACAGGGGAGAGGGCCACAGTAGATGGGAAGGTTATAGACATTaccacagacagcagcactacaccaacaacaccagcagcaacagcaacaaaatgCAGCCCTGCACAGACTGGCAATGGCACTGGCTATACCGGTACTGATGCCCCCACCTGTGAAGCCATAGCTGAGACTGCCTCCTCATGCACGATCACAGCCTCTAAGGTCGATCCCAAATTACGCACTCCTATTAAGATGGGCATAGCTGCCTCCATAACTGTGAAAAAAGACTCAGGGGATCTCACAGATGGTAAAGCTGAGATGTCAGAGGGTCAGATAGTGCCAGAGTACATCAGCATAGAGGGTCAGTGTGTAGAGAGCCAGTCTAGCAGATACACTGAGCCCAAGTTatcagagaggagagattaCCCTGCTGAaaactgcaacaacaacaataacctgGAGTCCTCCAGTGTTCAGGCCAACTACATTCAGTGTGGTAGTGTGGTGTTTAATTTGCAGTCCTCCTCTGAGCCCACACTTCAGAAAGCCAGTAGGATAGAAGCACTGTGCTGTAGGGAttcagaggagagagtggaagagCGCAGTAGCAATCAAATAGAAGAGCGGAAGAGTGAAACAGTTAAAGAAAGTGAAGTGAAGCAGCCAAAGTCCAGGCTTCCAGTGAAAGCATCAGGGTGGTCATTTCACACGCAGGGAACAGCCATAGGCAAACAGAAGCCCAAACAAGCAGTGACAGCTGAGGTCAGGAAAAAAGCAGAACCAGCCATAGCCAAAGTAGAGCCCAGGTCTAGAATACCAATCAAGGATGTTAAAAAGAGCAGCCCTGCTGCCACAACTAGCTCCCTCATTTCAGTTCAGGTCACCTCCCAGCCAACAAGGGCAttggacacagagagagtcgCCATAAAGTTGCCCTCAAGGCTGCCGCTGAAAGACAGGCATCAGGTCAGCAGTGTCACAGGTGAGACAGTATGTAGACAGAACAAACAGGAGAACCCTAGCGAGGTTTGTAAGCGCACCATCGAGTACTTTAAAGGCATTAGCGGGGAGACGCTAAAGTTGGTGGACCGGCTGTCAGACGAGGAGAAAAAGACGCAGACAGAACAGTCGGAGGAAGACAGCACCTCCCGGAGCACCTCTCTGTCGGACGCCTCCCAGCCTTCCCAGCCTTCCCAGCCCTCCCAGCCCTCCCGCTCATCCAGGTCTGGTAGAGGTTCGAGGGCTGAGGCCGGGGCCGCGTCCGTAAGGGCAAAGGCGGCGGCGACGGACAGGGCCTCCGGCagtgagaggagcaggaggagtagGCGGACTGGTGGGAAGGAGGGCAGTCAGGGACTCACGGGGTCTCGAGCGCCCCCCGTCGCGGAGATCAAGCCTAGTTTGTAAAACTTTCACACTATGTTTAAAATACAtctatatatttctatatttcactTTTAGTTGCATGACATCGTTGTGATCGTTTAATGGATGGATTGACTGGAATGCCTGTGGCGTGTTTACATACTATTCTCTTCAGAACAGTAGCTgtcatttaaatttcatttttatcattgatgtactgtgtactgtactgtccttGTTGCCAGattctctttcttctgttcCCCTCTCTCAACCCTTTTCAATCCCCCTGTGGTAGTATGAGCATGCCAGTAGTAGTGACTGGTCCACTGGCACAGCCAGTCCCTTGTCTGACGACtccccagtctgtctgtctgtctgtctgtgcgggGTGGCTACTGATAAACAGAGTTATTGTAGCAGTCTGTtcttacagtaggctatattccATGTTATCAGTTGTGTCACTTGAACTAATAAGTGTTAGCCAAGAACACACAAAAGGCTGTCCGCATGTTTACATAGTAGTCTAAAGTAGAACTTTCCACCCTAGACTTGTAGAACTACATGAGTCTGTTGTTGAGAGTCATGTTatgctttgttttgtgtggTTCTTATGACAGTTACTGCCTGCCTAGAGGATACAGACCCACAAACATTCACAGAGCAC
This genomic window contains:
- the LOC139920092 gene encoding ankyrin-3-like, whose protein sequence is MHDSKHKADEGKREGEEKQKRVLKPTIAVQEHKLKMPPTNMRSSGSDKEISKLADALFGADTVLESPDDISHEQDKSPLSDSGFETRSERTPSAPQSAEGMGPKALFQDIPIPPVITETRTEVVHVIRSYESPEDNKQPAMEDARAVRYIDSEPKGHLNHTTSTSEQNKCYPMKVSPEEDPMGKGMRVKEETHITTTTRMVYHKPTGKEAASERCEETMSVHDIMKAFQSGRDPSRELAGLFEHKSGSEETSQRVLEDINSKPKVERIIEVHIEKGNKTEPTEVIIRETKNHPEKEMYYYPGNRQEEEEPEESLPGYLESSRVNTPMSQEEDSRPSSAQLMADDSYKTLRLLSQQSVEYNEDESSELRGESYNFAEKMLLSEKLDQSHSDTEEYLKDRSRFHSPDRSSHSEGRSSGPRTEYVFRSSRNVFDKSGRMANVDDNFDKLTLLQYSSEPGSPKHSVWMRVSDDTQSKNREQLIYEDRVDRTVKEAEEKLSEVSQFFRDKTEKLNDELSSPEKKSRRSDFRETRSGPSSTHSSPERPAYRNGGSGEEWSRDRLRDRFGSSDRKCASLPSSPERRVLLQYNDSDKRKQGDGTSQGSTGFKDIKPLPVYVSIQVGKQTVHETRGAFYTVKQKQPPSPQGSPEDDTLEQVTFMDSSGKSPVTPETPSSEEVSLTSRTPESVIGFMPSMPSPIPEESEEEDGKTFIYKEPPKEKTKPASSENHNKKQDSGKQKSKEKRIAYIEFPPPPPLEAEQSDPEKRGSCASSEAETEMMEVNLQEEHDRHLLAEPIIRVQPPSPIPPGADDSDSSDDESVFHPIPVKKYTFKMKEEGEKHMKNKRSEKNGNQQESGINGVIKGEETDFEQNGNDQSITDCSIATTAEFSHDTDATEIDSLDGYDLQDEDDGLSEDPKTSSLSNDGKTTDRSFSQSKLEVIEEEKCEDGGDNGKTKANTSAVNNSGDEEDYTLEGRHPDRQSFAENYFGYQLEEELNSTFKTVATKGLDFDPWSTKGSDSEGVFDSKTKDEDPKPFGLSVEDKSQATTPDTTPARTPTDESTPTSEPNPFPFHEGKMFEMTRSGAIDMSKRDFVEERLQFFQIGEHSSDPKTGEKGRGGKILGMGIAASITVKKDSGDLTDGKAEMSEGQIVPEYISIEGQCVESQSSRYTEPKLSERRDYPAENCNNNNNLESSSVQANYIQCGSVVFNLQSSSEPTLQKASRIEALCCRDSEERVEERSSNQIEERKSETVKESEVKQPKSRLPVKASGWSFHTQGTAIGKQKPKQAVTAEVRKKAEPAIAKVEPRSRIPIKDVKKSSPAATTSSLISVQVTSQPTRALDTERVAIKLPSRLPLKDRHQVSSVTGETVCRQNKQENPSEVCKRTIEYFKGISGETLKLVDRLSDEEKKTQTEQSEEDSTSRSTSLSDASQPSQPSQPSQPSRSSRSGRGSRAEAGAASVRAKAAATDRASGSERSRRSRRTGGKEGSQGLTGSRAPPVAEIKPSL